One part of the Paraglaciecola sp. L3A3 genome encodes these proteins:
- a CDS encoding MHYT domain-containing protein yields the protein MLDLILELFQYSDRSLLAASTYNVWLVLLSVLIAISASFMGFQVAFQAIRSSSSLRKHVSLLVGSIALGGGVWSMHFIGMLALQLCTSVSYEFTLTAISILPAIAASWVALNLIIRSELRISQFIWGGILVGGGIGTMHYVGMAAMEMAPLLRYDLFMFCVSILVAVILAILSLWISFGLDKFFGMQLSKRIKIVISSCVMGAAISGMHYTGMAAARFVLPEGIEASLQTDDISLYLALGLTVITMFIIGLTIALNVVFRYKDIFAKSSQNEKRLTAIMDTAVDGIITIDSRGIIVSINKAVTTLLGWESEDLLGQNVKILVPAPFHHSHDQYIENYIKTREAKIIGTGREVEANTKRGDKIPMRLGIGHVEFNNQHMFVAFISDLRERVKMEAALRENEAQIRSLLTNIPGIAYRCLDTPGWPNLFITDEVEKITGYPAKDFLLPDPKRSLGEFVHPDDLEMVAKTNLRDHNGFKLEFRLIDRYNNVKWMLGHGRASKVTDSDDYYLDGFIMDISERKHMESELVTAKETAEKAAESRAAFLANMSHEIRTPMNAVIGFSDILLDENVNPVQRKHLTTINQSAKSLLHILNDVLDSAKLDKGKFQLEYRDFLLVEEIDAVISTLWLQAKSKDLQLDLNIADDIVGYYNGAPDRIRQVLTNLLGNAIKFTERGRVVLNVSKSSDDTFLFSIVDTGIGMTEEQLACIFDAFSQADESMSRRFGGTGLGTTISKQLVELMGGEISATSVYQKGSEFSFVIPLKTVEFTEGADPQNNFPVLPKLCVLVVDDIEQNIELLSLLLKRHGHEIIEARDGEQALLQMQNNPIDLVLMDIQMPVMDGLTAAIKRRQLEEQNDWPQIPIIALTASVLPQDKISAEEAGMNGFSNKPIDFSQLYYEMAKVLKIQDGVKKPLPSNSQNLHKIDIEKGVGLWGSKQALYTEIKRFIERNKSEIIQIRELLLTNDWTGISAVAHKFKGVVGNLALNSLMELFAKLEQASAVKDFDVSKELIESIETLFLSISDSVSRMQESNLNSEASDNKVTTIGLEDLKIILSQLESSINNNEFNEELLEQLHNSRALKPTEIKLIIDACNDFEFSRAASLVAALIQSINSTK from the coding sequence ATGCTAGACCTGATTTTAGAACTTTTTCAATATTCTGATCGCAGCCTATTAGCTGCTTCTACATACAATGTATGGTTAGTTTTATTATCAGTGTTGATTGCAATATCAGCTTCATTCATGGGCTTTCAGGTTGCATTTCAGGCAATAAGAAGCTCTTCTTCATTACGCAAACATGTTTCTCTATTAGTCGGCAGCATTGCATTAGGTGGTGGTGTTTGGTCTATGCATTTTATTGGTATGTTAGCTTTGCAGCTATGTACCAGTGTTTCCTACGAGTTTACTTTAACTGCTATTTCTATTTTACCGGCAATTGCTGCTTCTTGGGTGGCTTTAAATTTAATTATTCGGTCCGAACTTCGGATCAGCCAATTCATTTGGGGCGGGATTTTAGTGGGCGGGGGTATAGGGACAATGCATTATGTGGGAATGGCGGCTATGGAAATGGCCCCGTTACTACGTTACGACCTCTTTATGTTTTGTGTGTCAATTTTGGTTGCGGTTATCTTAGCCATATTATCTTTATGGATTAGTTTTGGTTTAGATAAATTCTTTGGAATGCAATTAAGCAAAAGAATTAAAATTGTGATCTCAAGTTGTGTCATGGGAGCGGCTATTTCTGGCATGCATTATACTGGCATGGCTGCCGCACGTTTTGTTTTACCTGAGGGTATAGAAGCTTCTCTTCAGACTGATGATATCTCATTGTATTTAGCTTTAGGCTTGACCGTAATAACTATGTTTATTATTGGTTTAACCATCGCCCTAAATGTGGTGTTCAGATACAAAGATATTTTTGCTAAATCGAGTCAAAATGAAAAAAGACTGACAGCTATTATGGATACTGCAGTTGATGGAATTATTACTATAGATTCTAGAGGCATTATTGTCAGTATTAACAAAGCGGTGACAACCCTGTTAGGTTGGGAGTCAGAGGATCTGTTGGGGCAAAATGTGAAAATATTGGTGCCAGCCCCTTTTCATCATAGTCATGATCAATACATTGAAAATTATATAAAAACCCGTGAAGCAAAAATAATTGGTACTGGTCGAGAAGTGGAAGCCAATACTAAAAGAGGTGATAAAATTCCCATGCGTCTTGGTATAGGCCATGTAGAGTTTAATAACCAACACATGTTTGTGGCATTTATTTCAGATCTTCGTGAGAGGGTTAAAATGGAAGCTGCCTTGCGTGAAAACGAAGCGCAAATCCGTTCATTATTAACAAATATTCCAGGCATTGCTTATCGCTGTCTTGATACCCCTGGTTGGCCAAACTTATTTATTACTGACGAAGTTGAAAAAATCACCGGCTACCCTGCCAAAGACTTTTTATTACCGGACCCAAAACGTAGCTTAGGTGAGTTTGTTCATCCTGATGACTTGGAAATGGTGGCGAAAACCAATTTACGTGACCACAATGGCTTCAAGCTAGAATTTAGATTGATAGACAGATACAACAATGTCAAATGGATGCTAGGTCACGGCAGAGCATCTAAAGTTACCGATTCTGATGACTATTATCTCGATGGTTTTATTATGGATATTAGTGAACGCAAACATATGGAGTCCGAGTTAGTAACAGCGAAAGAAACTGCTGAAAAAGCAGCAGAAAGCCGCGCGGCATTTTTAGCTAATATGAGTCACGAAATTCGTACTCCGATGAATGCGGTTATTGGTTTCAGTGATATATTATTAGATGAAAACGTCAACCCAGTTCAACGTAAACATCTGACAACCATTAACCAGTCTGCCAAATCTTTGTTGCATATTTTGAATGATGTCTTAGATAGTGCAAAGCTAGACAAAGGTAAATTTCAACTCGAATACCGTGATTTTCTGCTGGTTGAAGAAATAGATGCGGTTATTTCAACACTTTGGTTGCAAGCAAAAAGTAAAGACTTACAACTGGATTTAAATATTGCGGATGACATTGTAGGTTATTACAACGGTGCGCCTGATCGTATTCGACAAGTACTGACCAACCTGTTAGGTAATGCAATTAAATTTACTGAGCGTGGTCGTGTGGTACTCAATGTCAGTAAATCGAGTGATGACACTTTTTTATTTTCAATTGTCGACACAGGCATTGGTATGACCGAAGAGCAGTTAGCTTGTATTTTTGATGCATTTTCGCAAGCAGATGAATCAATGAGTCGCCGATTTGGAGGAACAGGACTGGGAACCACTATTAGTAAACAGCTGGTTGAACTGATGGGGGGCGAAATTTCTGCCACTAGTGTGTATCAAAAGGGCTCTGAATTTAGTTTTGTTATTCCTTTAAAAACAGTGGAGTTTACTGAAGGTGCAGATCCTCAAAATAACTTTCCAGTGTTACCTAAGCTATGTGTGTTAGTGGTCGATGATATTGAGCAAAATATAGAATTGTTAAGTCTATTACTTAAACGTCATGGTCATGAAATTATTGAAGCTCGGGATGGTGAACAAGCTTTATTACAAATGCAAAATAATCCAATAGATTTGGTGTTAATGGATATTCAAATGCCAGTGATGGATGGTTTGACAGCAGCCATAAAAAGAAGACAACTCGAAGAACAAAATGATTGGCCACAAATACCTATTATAGCCCTTACCGCCAGTGTTTTACCGCAAGACAAAATATCAGCCGAAGAAGCTGGAATGAATGGATTTTCTAATAAACCTATTGATTTTTCTCAGCTTTATTATGAGATGGCAAAAGTCTTAAAAATACAAGATGGAGTAAAAAAACCTTTACCCTCGAATAGTCAAAATTTGCATAAAATTGATATCGAAAAAGGAGTGGGATTGTGGGGCTCGAAGCAAGCTTTATATACTGAAATAAAAAGGTTTATTGAGCGAAATAAATCAGAAATTATTCAGATTCGAGAATTATTGCTCACAAATGATTGGACAGGAATCTCAGCTGTGGCTCACAAATTTAAAGGGGTGGTGGGTAATTTAGCTTTAAATAGTTTAATGGAGTTATTTGCAAAGTTAGAGCAAGCCAGTGCAGTTAAAGATTTTGATGTTAGTAAAGAACTGATTGAAAGTATTGAGACGTTATTTTTATCTATCTCTGATAGTGTGTCTCGAATGCAAGAAAGCAATTTGAATTCTGAGGCAAGCGATAATAAAGTGACAACTATAGGACTAGAAGACCTTAAGATAATTTTGAGTCAATTAGAAAGTTCGATAAACAATAATGAGTTTAATGAAGAGTTATTGGAGCAGTTACATAATTCACGGGCACTAAAACCAACTGAAATTAAATTAATTATTGATGCCTGTAATGACTTTGAATTTTCTCGTGCAGCTTCATTGGTTGCAGCCTTAATACAATCAATAAATTCGACTAAATAA
- a CDS encoding CBS domain-containing protein has translation MSTYKNLPICDLQGYEINSQSMTAPLNLDSPAIDIMANFSNNTALMLFDDMSIQQATDLLKNTHMSKALVINSQKQFVGIVTLADLQSSRVLSIANQLGIPRGDLTIARLMTPKLQCTGVQLQNVMNSTIGDVLTTMQEQGTPYLLVIAQINKEIVGMISALDIAKTLHMPIQIAPKPKNFQEVMFAVAHR, from the coding sequence ATGTCGACTTATAAAAATTTACCCATTTGCGATCTACAAGGTTATGAAATCAACAGTCAATCTATGACTGCCCCACTAAATTTAGATAGTCCTGCTATCGATATTATGGCTAATTTTTCAAATAACACTGCTTTAATGTTGTTTGATGATATGTCTATTCAACAAGCTACTGATTTGCTTAAAAATACTCATATGAGTAAAGCATTGGTAATAAATAGCCAAAAACAATTTGTTGGTATAGTTACCTTAGCTGATTTACAAAGCTCACGAGTATTAAGTATTGCTAACCAATTGGGAATTCCAAGAGGAGATCTAACCATAGCTCGTTTAATGACGCCTAAACTTCAATGTACTGGGGTACAGCTACAAAATGTGATGAATTCAACGATTGGTGATGTATTAACTACTATGCAAGAGCAAGGTACACCTTATTTATTAGTGATTGCCCAAATTAATAAAGAAATCGTCGGTATGATTTCAGCACTAGACATAGCTAAAACTTTGCACATGCCAATTCAAATAGCGCCTAAACCTAAAAACTTCCAAGAAGTGATGTTTGCAGTGGCGCATAGATAA
- a CDS encoding MipA/OmpV family protein, translating to MLKINALFISVLFSFGVCAQADIKMEDDLRPVWEVGAFAAVFNTPEYPGSNQNKNNFIASPYVVYRGKVVRVGDGSIVRAVAVDKSWYELDISMAASFGANSDDNTLRAGMPDLDFIFEVGPQLKMRIADFKFAQHGRSELFLNLQARAAFSTDFSGIDHRGYVFQPQLAYVQRGWLSEKTALSINLSPSWATEDLHDYFYQVDSNDVTTERQAFDAKGGYMGTNLGVSISFNATDDVRVFVGAGMSLLSGSANSESPLFAETSTYSIGVGMVWRFIQSDELISGR from the coding sequence TTGCTAAAAATTAATGCCCTATTTATCTCCGTATTATTTAGTTTTGGAGTGTGTGCTCAAGCAGATATCAAAATGGAAGATGATCTCCGTCCAGTATGGGAAGTAGGGGCTTTTGCGGCAGTTTTTAATACTCCTGAATACCCAGGTTCGAATCAAAATAAAAATAACTTTATCGCTTCTCCGTATGTGGTGTATCGCGGTAAAGTTGTAAGGGTGGGGGATGGTTCTATTGTTAGAGCGGTAGCGGTTGATAAAAGTTGGTATGAACTAGATATTTCTATGGCCGCATCGTTTGGAGCGAATTCCGATGACAATACATTACGGGCAGGTATGCCTGATTTGGATTTTATTTTCGAAGTCGGACCCCAACTAAAAATGCGTATTGCCGATTTTAAGTTTGCTCAACATGGTCGCTCCGAATTATTTTTAAATTTGCAGGCCCGTGCCGCTTTTTCTACTGATTTTTCTGGCATTGATCATAGAGGATATGTTTTTCAACCCCAATTAGCTTATGTGCAGAGGGGGTGGTTAAGTGAAAAAACCGCCTTATCAATTAATCTTTCCCCTTCATGGGCAACTGAGGACTTGCATGACTATTTCTATCAAGTCGACAGTAATGATGTCACTACAGAGCGCCAAGCATTTGATGCAAAAGGTGGTTATATGGGGACTAACTTAGGAGTCAGTATTTCTTTTAATGCCACTGATGATGTGCGGGTGTTTGTTGGCGCAGGGATGTCTTTACTTTCAGGGTCAGCAAATAGTGAAAGCCCATTGTTTGCTGAAACAAGTACTTATTCGATTGGTGTGGGTATGGTTTGGCGGTTTATTCAAAGCGATGAGCTTATTTCGGGAAGATGA
- a CDS encoding co-chaperone GroES → MAIRPLNDRVIVKRQEQESKSAGGIVLTGSAAEKSTRGKVIAVGNGRVLDNGDVKAVDVKIGDIVIFNDGYGVKTEKLDGEEVLILSENDILAVVE, encoded by the coding sequence ATGGCAATTCGTCCTTTAAACGATCGCGTTATCGTTAAACGTCAAGAACAAGAAAGTAAATCTGCGGGAGGCATAGTATTAACTGGCTCAGCAGCAGAAAAATCAACTCGCGGTAAAGTTATCGCTGTTGGCAATGGCCGTGTTTTAGACAACGGTGACGTTAAAGCTGTCGACGTAAAAATCGGCGACATCGTAATCTTTAACGATGGTTACGGGGTTAAAACTGAAAAGCTAGATGGCGAAGAAGTATTAATTCTTAGCGAAAATGACATTTTAGCAGTTGTTGAATAA
- the groL gene encoding chaperonin GroEL (60 kDa chaperone family; promotes refolding of misfolded polypeptides especially under stressful conditions; forms two stacked rings of heptamers to form a barrel-shaped 14mer; ends can be capped by GroES; misfolded proteins enter the barrel where they are refolded when GroES binds) → MAAKEVRFSDDARVKMLAGVNILANAVKVTLGPKGRHVVLDKSFGAPTITKDGVSVAKEIELADKFENMGAQMVKEVASKANDEAGDGTTTATVLAQSIVTEGLKSVAAGMNPMDLKRGIDKAVIAAVEQLKLLSVPCADSKAIAQVGTISANSDSEVGDLIAEAMDKVGKEGVITVEEGQSLQNELEVVEGMQFDRGYLSPYFMNNQENGSVELDNPYILLVDKKISNIRELLSTLEAVAKASKPLLIIAEDVEGEALATLVVNNMRGIVKVAAVKAPGFGDRRKAMLQDLATLTGGTVISEEIGLELEKVTLEDLGTAKRVVINKDNTTVVDGAGDEQAIQGRVAQIRAQIEESSSDYDKEKLQERLAKLAGGVAVIKVGAATEVEMKEKKDRVEDALHATRAAVEEGVVAGGGVALVRAASKIADLKGDNEDQTHGIKLLLRAMESPMRQIAANAGAEASVVTNAVKNGADNFGYNAGNDTYGDMIEMGILDPTKVTRSALQFAASIASLMITTEAMIADAPADDAAPAGGMPDMGGMGGMGGMGGMM, encoded by the coding sequence ATGGCAGCTAAAGAAGTACGTTTTTCTGATGACGCTCGCGTAAAAATGTTAGCCGGTGTAAACATCCTAGCTAACGCAGTTAAAGTCACCCTTGGTCCTAAAGGCCGTCACGTTGTTTTAGACAAATCATTTGGCGCACCTACCATCACTAAAGATGGTGTATCGGTAGCCAAAGAAATCGAATTGGCAGATAAATTCGAAAACATGGGCGCACAGATGGTTAAAGAAGTTGCGTCTAAAGCTAATGACGAAGCTGGTGACGGAACCACAACTGCAACAGTATTAGCACAATCTATCGTAACTGAAGGTTTAAAATCAGTTGCTGCGGGTATGAACCCAATGGATCTTAAGCGTGGTATCGACAAAGCAGTTATCGCTGCCGTTGAACAGCTTAAACTTCTATCTGTTCCTTGTGCTGACAGCAAAGCTATCGCCCAAGTAGGTACTATCTCTGCAAACTCTGATTCAGAAGTAGGCGACCTTATCGCTGAAGCTATGGACAAAGTAGGCAAAGAAGGGGTTATTACCGTAGAAGAAGGTCAATCTCTACAAAACGAATTAGAAGTAGTTGAAGGTATGCAGTTCGACCGCGGTTACCTTTCTCCTTATTTCATGAACAACCAAGAAAATGGCAGCGTTGAATTAGACAACCCTTACATTCTTTTAGTAGATAAGAAAATATCTAACATCCGTGAACTACTTTCTACACTTGAAGCAGTAGCAAAAGCCTCTAAGCCTTTGTTAATTATTGCTGAAGACGTTGAAGGTGAAGCACTAGCGACGCTAGTTGTAAACAACATGCGTGGTATCGTTAAAGTTGCTGCGGTTAAAGCACCTGGTTTTGGTGACCGTCGTAAAGCCATGTTACAAGATCTTGCTACACTAACTGGCGGTACTGTGATTTCTGAAGAAATCGGTCTAGAACTTGAAAAAGTAACACTAGAAGACCTAGGTACAGCTAAACGTGTTGTTATCAACAAAGATAACACTACTGTTGTTGACGGTGCTGGTGACGAACAAGCTATTCAAGGCCGTGTTGCGCAAATTCGTGCACAAATCGAAGAATCAAGTTCTGACTACGACAAAGAGAAGCTTCAAGAACGTCTAGCTAAATTAGCTGGCGGTGTTGCAGTAATCAAAGTTGGCGCAGCCACAGAAGTTGAAATGAAAGAGAAAAAAGACCGTGTTGAAGATGCACTTCATGCAACTCGCGCAGCGGTTGAAGAAGGCGTAGTAGCCGGTGGTGGTGTGGCTCTAGTACGTGCAGCCTCTAAAATTGCTGACCTTAAAGGCGACAACGAAGACCAAACACACGGTATTAAATTATTATTACGTGCAATGGAATCTCCAATGCGTCAAATCGCAGCTAACGCTGGTGCAGAAGCATCTGTCGTGACTAACGCAGTGAAGAACGGCGCTGATAACTTCGGTTACAACGCTGGTAACGATACTTACGGCGATATGATCGAAATGGGTATTCTTGACCCAACTAAAGTAACCCGTTCAGCACTTCAGTTTGCTGCATCAATCGCAAGCTTGATGATCACCACTGAAGCTATGATCGCTGATGCTCCGGCAGATGATGCAGCGCCTGCAGGCGGCATGCCTGATATGGGCGGCATGGGTGGTATGGGCGGAATGGGCGGCATGATGTAA
- a CDS encoding type II toxin-antitoxin system ParD family antitoxin produces the protein MNISLGKEFERRITEKVSAGLYTSASEVIRDGLRMLFEKDVAKNKQLEILREEVAKGFEQLAAGELSKHSVMDIFEQASLAVDSKSTSKRANVEL, from the coding sequence ATGAATATTTCTTTAGGTAAAGAATTCGAGCGAAGAATTACTGAAAAGGTATCTGCTGGCTTATATACCTCAGCAAGTGAAGTAATCCGTGATGGATTAAGAATGTTATTTGAAAAAGATGTTGCTAAAAACAAGCAACTTGAGATATTACGAGAAGAAGTAGCGAAAGGTTTTGAACAACTAGCTGCTGGCGAATTATCAAAGCACAGCGTAATGGATATATTTGAACAAGCCTCCCTTGCAGTAGATAGTAAGTCTACAAGTAAGCGTGCCAATGTCGAACTATAG
- a CDS encoding type II toxin-antitoxin system RelE/ParE family toxin yields the protein MSNYRLSPLAEEDLFKIISTTIESWGSAQAKVYAQTIDSALLKLAQYPDFGKERSDVYNGARSFPVEKHIVFYQVSDEGIDVARILHQRMDPSKHF from the coding sequence ATGTCGAACTATAGGTTATCTCCTTTAGCCGAAGAGGATTTATTCAAAATAATTTCAACAACAATTGAATCTTGGGGAAGCGCACAAGCAAAGGTGTATGCTCAAACCATAGACTCAGCCTTATTGAAACTAGCTCAATACCCTGACTTCGGTAAGGAAAGAAGTGATGTATATAATGGTGCTAGAAGCTTTCCTGTAGAAAAACACATTGTGTTCTACCAAGTTAGTGATGAGGGTATTGATGTTGCTCGTATTCTTCATCAACGTATGGATCCCTCAAAACATTTTTAA
- a CDS encoding DEAD/DEAH box helicase family protein — protein MPESHINKLAKIDTRLQLLNEERLVLLNDRQALITQHEAELAQNFNLHASPESKIDLFLSYFKGRNDVYPFRWESKNGRSGYSPACWNEWQPKICNKPKISCTECKNQSFKVPDHQAVYGHLKGIQTIGIYPLLSDNSTCLLAADFDKEDWFEATSAFATTCESLNIPYLLERSRSGNGGHIWIFFSEAVAASDARRLGNGLLRKTMERYPLLSFDCFDRLFPNQDIMPEGGFGNLIALPLQLEPRKYNNSVFINDEGVPYNDQWSILAATQKVTKPQLQSTLNQLNSYIEIASEDIEKNEPWNKLNGNDIIKINDCPKSLTLTLADQLYVPIANLPGKLTSTLKHCAVFSNPEFYKRQALRLSTIGTSRYICSAHIENGYLILPRGCLAEVTRIISGQTIEIEYSDKRFAGNQLEKVKFTGKLKSQQKKAVDALFSQTNGIFVASTGFGKTVTGLALVAKRKVNTLILVHNRQLAEQWLERIKVFLTNVEVGSLLGGKDKLTYEIDVATYQSLVSRNGIDIKPVIEKYGQILIDECHHLPASNYECLIKSVHAKYIHGFTATPKRQDGLEKLMHFQIGAVVYKAASSISSFEQHVKVVKTDTSFPLEWLIPDTKPHISQVYKHLVCDQARNEMIVNSIKQSVNNDRSVMVLTERKEHIELLAKLMADKGIKVVELHGGISTKQRQERITFLSSKPSNDEAVVILATGKYVGEGFDLPHLDTLFITLPIAWKGILAQYAGRIQREWSSKTVIQVYDFIDDFPTLHRMWKKREKGYKALGYKFNEQKNLDL, from the coding sequence ATGCCTGAAAGCCATATTAACAAGCTTGCCAAAATAGATACCCGTCTTCAATTATTAAATGAAGAGCGGCTTGTTTTGCTTAATGATCGCCAAGCGTTAATAACGCAACATGAAGCTGAACTAGCTCAAAACTTTAATCTACACGCCTCTCCTGAATCTAAAATTGACCTTTTTCTTTCATATTTTAAAGGCCGGAACGATGTTTATCCATTTAGGTGGGAATCAAAAAATGGTAGAAGTGGTTATTCTCCCGCTTGTTGGAATGAGTGGCAGCCAAAAATTTGCAACAAACCAAAAATAAGTTGTACTGAATGTAAAAATCAGAGCTTTAAAGTACCCGACCATCAAGCTGTCTACGGACATTTAAAAGGCATTCAAACCATAGGTATCTACCCTCTATTAAGTGACAACTCAACGTGTTTACTTGCTGCAGATTTTGATAAAGAGGACTGGTTTGAGGCTACATCTGCATTTGCAACGACTTGCGAATCATTAAATATTCCCTATCTATTAGAACGTTCAAGAAGTGGTAACGGTGGCCATATATGGATCTTTTTCTCGGAAGCTGTAGCCGCTAGTGATGCTCGTCGATTAGGCAATGGTTTACTTCGTAAAACGATGGAACGCTATCCGTTACTATCATTTGATTGCTTCGATAGATTATTTCCTAATCAAGATATTATGCCAGAGGGGGGCTTTGGCAACCTGATTGCTTTACCACTACAGCTAGAGCCAAGAAAATATAACAATAGTGTTTTCATTAACGATGAAGGCGTACCTTATAATGATCAGTGGTCAATATTGGCAGCTACTCAAAAAGTGACTAAACCCCAGCTTCAATCAACGCTGAATCAACTAAATTCTTATATTGAAATAGCGTCTGAGGATATTGAAAAGAATGAACCATGGAATAAGCTTAACGGTAATGACATTATTAAGATCAACGATTGCCCAAAGAGTCTTACATTAACGCTAGCGGATCAGTTATATGTTCCAATCGCTAATTTACCCGGAAAGCTGACTTCTACGTTAAAGCATTGCGCAGTATTTTCTAATCCAGAGTTCTACAAACGACAAGCCTTACGGTTATCAACGATTGGTACAAGTCGATATATTTGTTCCGCACATATAGAAAATGGTTATTTAATTCTGCCACGAGGTTGCTTAGCCGAAGTTACTCGCATCATATCAGGCCAAACAATAGAGATTGAATACAGTGATAAACGTTTTGCAGGTAATCAACTCGAAAAGGTTAAGTTTACTGGCAAATTGAAAAGTCAGCAGAAGAAAGCTGTTGATGCTTTATTTTCACAAACCAATGGTATTTTTGTTGCGTCAACGGGCTTCGGTAAAACCGTTACAGGATTGGCTCTTGTCGCTAAAAGAAAGGTAAATACTTTAATATTGGTTCATAACCGACAGTTGGCGGAACAATGGCTTGAACGGATAAAGGTCTTCTTAACTAATGTGGAAGTAGGTTCATTGTTGGGAGGGAAGGATAAATTAACCTATGAAATTGATGTTGCTACTTATCAAAGCCTAGTTAGCCGTAATGGAATAGACATTAAACCTGTAATTGAAAAATATGGGCAAATATTAATAGATGAATGCCACCACTTGCCTGCATCAAACTATGAGTGTTTGATAAAGTCAGTGCATGCTAAATATATTCACGGATTTACGGCAACACCTAAACGCCAAGATGGTTTAGAAAAATTAATGCACTTCCAAATAGGCGCGGTTGTATATAAGGCAGCAAGCTCCATCAGTAGCTTTGAACAACATGTGAAGGTGGTTAAGACTGATACTAGTTTTCCTTTAGAATGGTTAATCCCTGATACTAAACCACATATATCTCAAGTGTATAAACACTTAGTTTGTGATCAAGCTAGAAATGAAATGATTGTTAACAGCATCAAGCAGTCCGTAAATAATGACAGATCAGTGATGGTGCTTACCGAAAGAAAAGAGCATATTGAATTACTTGCTAAATTGATGGCTGATAAGGGAATAAAGGTTGTTGAACTGCATGGCGGTATTTCAACAAAGCAAAGGCAAGAACGAATAACTTTCTTATCCAGTAAACCAAGTAATGATGAAGCTGTTGTTATCTTAGCTACAGGAAAATACGTTGGTGAAGGTTTTGATTTACCACATTTAGATACTTTATTTATAACATTACCAATAGCTTGGAAAGGCATTTTAGCGCAATACGCTGGACGAATTCAGCGAGAATGGAGTAGTAAAACTGTAATTCAAGTTTACGACTTTATTGATGATTTTCCGACATTACACCGTATGTGGAAGAAACGAGAAAAAGGTTATAAAGCACTAGGATATAAATTTAATGAACAGAAAAACTTAGATCTTTGA